A single window of bacterium DNA harbors:
- a CDS encoding phage tail tape measure protein — protein MALNLGDILIRMGLDTGQFSREMRAAQRQLQGAASGFRQAGQTATMAFTVPLVAAGAAALKFASDFDSAMTQSMAIMSEFSGASELTASGQAQLRGEMEKVARTVSKELNLAANDAAKSYFFLTSAGMDAQQSIAALPQVARFAKAGMFDFATATDLATDAQSALGLKSDDVQENLAGLTRVTDVLVRANQLANASVEQFSQSLTTKAGAALKIANKSIEEGVSVLAAFADQGVKAQDAGTALNIVLRELSTKAIKNRDAFKTMGVAVFDENRNFNNMADIIGDLEDALEGMSDAQKKATLLQLGFTDKSVIFLQTLIGTSEAMRQYQESLESAGGAAKEVAEAQLKAFNEQMGMAWRRIVDAAIAIGSKLMPIVLDFVVAMEPLIQWVESAAKWFAAWPKPLQLAAVAVAGLVAAVGPLLIVIGFIGQGIASLIAIWPALAAGFGAFGVSAGVVTTALTFLGSALAALGVGIAAFKITDWILEWTGLRETIDSAYASVLDWLGIYQQAVPASTQETKILVEATALAGRKITDWNEAIGIVMGSLDEQRGLMAENTEGIKQSFDAMDRFATAMGVSRDTLEQVASRLGMTTQELLENKKATELVKGELKKMANEAKAAENRLRSMVKTVRDAEKDARDLAKAVEIEGGAMALTTGETMRLAAMIKVWREENIEVAASLDAVVERAEALERAARLAAMAISVLELENTKLEAVYKQMDAAMEDMLEGYESQLEILPQTQKELDDLSNILGFDVRTSSEAAEEAMQSFGQVMLEVAAIFEVFGISAQSGIGQAIAGIATLLNAMPALLDSTKTIQGMEGSLSSKIAAGASTIAGGVASIGAFTSEGSTGSRTAKGALAGFSVGSKFGPYGAAIGAGVGALVGFFRGRAARNAEKEIRRGIGNAVSKGLNEAIRDASKDLNLDVMTTSLLFLSEAFTEAGGVAEFGMLKARNAVMNLVDATVSGRIPMATGLQEVGEAFQLMAAETVAAGDVMSSEMFEIVESAKRLGEDVPGIVAFMAEQLNQAVAGVGAMVGGIQIVTQEDALAQAEIFATTFFAAVEEMGILAATEAMGPAFDALKAKFEELGIALGPEGPLAGISRFFDIARDPQFGPLLEGLQGLTGTLAGLANTGYLTAESFNAIQHQGLSAFDQLLAAGLTEQEALQQMAPLLQAMIDASNQYGHALDPATAALIEQAEAAGIAFKADPMYVMADAMILVAELLGATSEQIEKLGETATGAAEGFDDIAASAAAAAAAAGAIDVPGGNGNGGNGNGGNGGHGNGEPPHYQHGGLVTSPHLAVVGEVPEVIIPVSDLSQTTHDPPSLEDIAGAAGGGPQVSVNMAGAIVGDPHQTAQAIGEAVGIALREGYGGATDAAEEGRQRRL, from the coding sequence GTGGCTCTTAATCTAGGGGACATCCTGATCCGGATGGGACTGGACACGGGCCAGTTCAGCCGGGAGATGCGCGCCGCCCAGCGGCAGCTCCAGGGAGCCGCCTCCGGGTTTCGCCAGGCCGGGCAGACGGCCACGATGGCGTTCACGGTGCCGCTGGTGGCCGCCGGGGCCGCCGCCCTCAAGTTCGCCTCCGACTTCGACTCCGCCATGACGCAGTCCATGGCGATCATGAGCGAGTTCTCCGGGGCATCCGAGCTGACGGCGTCGGGGCAGGCACAACTCCGGGGGGAGATGGAGAAGGTCGCCCGGACCGTCTCCAAGGAGCTGAACCTCGCGGCGAACGACGCCGCCAAGTCCTACTTCTTCCTGACCTCCGCCGGGATGGACGCCCAACAATCCATCGCGGCCCTGCCGCAGGTGGCCCGCTTCGCCAAGGCCGGCATGTTCGACTTCGCGACGGCGACCGACCTGGCGACGGACGCCCAGTCCGCCCTCGGACTGAAGTCCGACGACGTGCAGGAGAACCTCGCCGGCCTGACCCGCGTCACCGACGTGCTGGTGCGGGCGAACCAGCTCGCCAACGCCTCGGTGGAGCAGTTCTCGCAGTCCCTGACGACGAAGGCGGGCGCGGCCCTCAAGATAGCGAACAAGTCGATCGAGGAGGGGGTGTCCGTCCTCGCGGCGTTCGCCGACCAGGGCGTGAAGGCGCAGGACGCGGGCACCGCCCTGAACATCGTGCTCCGGGAGCTGTCCACGAAGGCGATCAAGAACCGGGACGCGTTCAAGACGATGGGGGTGGCGGTCTTCGACGAGAACCGCAATTTCAACAACATGGCCGACATCATCGGGGACCTGGAGGACGCCCTGGAGGGGATGTCGGACGCGCAGAAAAAGGCGACCTTGCTCCAGCTCGGGTTCACGGACAAGTCGGTCATCTTCCTGCAGACCCTGATCGGGACGAGCGAGGCGATGAGGCAGTACCAGGAGAGCCTGGAGAGCGCCGGGGGAGCGGCGAAGGAGGTCGCGGAGGCCCAGCTCAAGGCGTTCAACGAGCAGATGGGCATGGCCTGGAGGAGGATCGTGGACGCCGCGATCGCCATCGGGTCCAAGCTGATGCCGATCGTCCTGGACTTCGTCGTGGCGATGGAGCCCTTGATCCAGTGGGTGGAGTCCGCGGCGAAGTGGTTCGCGGCCTGGCCGAAGCCGCTCCAGCTGGCCGCCGTCGCCGTCGCCGGGCTGGTGGCCGCCGTGGGGCCGCTCCTCATAGTGATCGGGTTCATCGGACAGGGGATCGCTTCGCTCATCGCGATCTGGCCGGCGCTGGCCGCGGGCTTCGGGGCCTTCGGGGTGAGCGCGGGGGTGGTCACCACGGCCCTGACGTTCCTGGGAAGCGCGCTCGCGGCGCTCGGGGTGGGCATCGCGGCGTTCAAGATCACGGACTGGATCCTGGAGTGGACGGGCCTCCGGGAGACGATAGACAGCGCCTACGCCTCCGTATTGGATTGGCTCGGGATATACCAGCAGGCCGTGCCGGCGTCGACGCAGGAGACCAAGATCCTGGTGGAGGCGACCGCGCTCGCGGGACGAAAGATCACCGACTGGAACGAGGCCATCGGGATCGTGATGGGGAGCCTGGACGAGCAGCGCGGCCTGATGGCGGAGAACACGGAGGGGATCAAGCAGAGCTTCGACGCGATGGACCGCTTCGCCACGGCGATGGGGGTCTCCCGCGACACGCTGGAGCAGGTGGCGAGCCGCCTGGGGATGACGACCCAGGAGCTGCTGGAGAACAAGAAGGCGACGGAGCTGGTCAAGGGCGAGCTGAAGAAGATGGCCAACGAGGCCAAGGCGGCGGAGAACCGACTCCGGAGCATGGTCAAGACCGTGCGAGACGCGGAGAAGGACGCAAGGGACCTGGCCAAGGCCGTGGAGATCGAGGGCGGGGCGATGGCCCTGACGACCGGGGAGACGATGCGCCTGGCCGCGATGATCAAGGTCTGGAGGGAGGAGAACATCGAGGTCGCCGCGTCGCTGGACGCGGTCGTCGAGCGGGCGGAGGCCCTGGAGAGGGCCGCCCGGCTGGCGGCGATGGCCATCAGCGTCCTCGAGCTGGAGAACACCAAGCTCGAGGCGGTCTACAAGCAGATGGACGCGGCCATGGAGGACATGCTGGAGGGATACGAGAGCCAGCTCGAGATCCTCCCGCAGACGCAGAAGGAGCTGGACGACCTGAGCAACATCCTCGGGTTCGACGTGAGGACCAGCTCCGAGGCAGCCGAGGAGGCGATGCAGAGCTTCGGCCAGGTCATGCTGGAGGTCGCGGCCATCTTCGAGGTCTTCGGCATCAGTGCCCAGAGTGGGATCGGCCAGGCCATCGCGGGCATAGCCACGCTTCTCAACGCGATGCCAGCCCTCCTGGACTCCACCAAGACGATCCAGGGGATGGAGGGCTCGCTGTCGTCGAAGATAGCGGCGGGGGCGTCTACCATTGCGGGAGGGGTCGCTTCGATCGGGGCCTTCACCTCGGAGGGGAGCACGGGAAGCCGGACCGCCAAGGGCGCCCTGGCTGGCTTTTCCGTCGGGTCCAAATTCGGGCCGTACGGGGCCGCCATCGGAGCCGGGGTCGGGGCGCTCGTCGGGTTCTTCCGGGGTCGGGCCGCCAGGAACGCGGAGAAGGAGATCCGGAGGGGCATCGGCAACGCGGTCAGCAAGGGCCTGAACGAGGCCATCCGGGACGCCTCGAAGGACCTGAACTTGGACGTCATGACGACCTCGCTCCTCTTTCTGAGCGAGGCGTTCACGGAGGCCGGGGGCGTGGCCGAGTTCGGGATGCTGAAGGCGAGAAACGCGGTCATGAACCTCGTCGATGCCACGGTCTCGGGACGTATCCCGATGGCGACCGGGCTCCAGGAGGTGGGGGAGGCGTTCCAGCTGATGGCAGCCGAGACCGTCGCGGCAGGCGATGTCATGAGCAGCGAGATGTTCGAGATCGTGGAGTCCGCGAAGCGGCTCGGCGAGGACGTTCCGGGGATCGTGGCCTTCATGGCGGAGCAGCTGAACCAGGCGGTGGCGGGGGTCGGGGCCATGGTGGGCGGCATCCAGATCGTCACCCAGGAGGACGCCCTGGCACAGGCGGAGATATTCGCGACGACCTTCTTCGCGGCGGTGGAGGAGATGGGCATCCTGGCCGCGACGGAGGCGATGGGACCCGCGTTCGATGCGCTCAAGGCGAAGTTCGAGGAGCTGGGGATCGCCCTGGGACCGGAGGGACCGCTGGCCGGCATCTCGCGCTTCTTCGACATCGCCCGAGACCCGCAGTTCGGGCCGCTCCTCGAGGGTCTCCAGGGGCTGACGGGCACCCTGGCGGGACTGGCGAACACGGGCTACCTGACGGCGGAGTCGTTCAACGCGATCCAGCACCAGGGACTGTCGGCGTTCGACCAGCTCCTGGCCGCGGGCCTGACCGAGCAGGAGGCCCTCCAGCAGATGGCTCCGTTGCTCCAGGCGATGATCGACGCCAGCAACCAGTACGGACACGCGCTCGACCCGGCGACGGCGGCCCTGATCGAGCAGGCGGAGGCCGCCGGGATCGCGTTCAAGGCCGACCCGATGTACGTGATGGCGGACGCGATGATCCTCGTGGCCGAGCTGCTCGGGGCGACGTCGGAGCAGATCGAGAAGCTCGGGGAGACGGCGACCGGCGCCGCGGAGGGGTTCGACGACATCGCGGCTTCGGCTGCCGCAGCGGCTGCCGCGGCGGGCGCGATCGACGTTCCAGGAGGCAACGGGAACGGCGGGAACGGGAACGGCGGGAACGGCGGGCACGGGAACGGCGAGCCGCCCCACTACCAGCACGGCGGGCTGGTCACGAGCCCACATCTGGCCGTGGTGGGCGAGGTGCCGGAGGTGATCATCCCGGTGAGCGACCTCAGCCAAACCACCCACGATCCGCCGAGCCTGGAGGACATAGCCGGGGCGGCGGGAGGCGGGCCGCAGGTGAGCGTGAACATGGCGGGCGCCATCGTCGGCGACCCGCATCAGACGGCCCAGGCCATCGGAGAGGCGGTCGGGATCGCGCTGCGGGAGGGATACGGCGGGGCGACGGACGCCGCCGAGGAAGGGCGTCAGCGGAGGCTATAG
- a CDS encoding DUF4035 domain-containing protein has product MTRADLVRRMSREELTEWIAFSQLEPFGAEFDEYLSALIASVVAEVNRNRKKRGKPFSPKEFMQHWGRPDPDKASTPEAMADFVKQFTARMHAQKGVDMQKPAILDQHGRPVSSGS; this is encoded by the coding sequence ATGACGCGGGCCGACCTGGTCCGCAGGATGTCGAGAGAGGAGCTGACAGAGTGGATCGCATTCAGCCAGCTCGAGCCTTTCGGGGCGGAGTTCGACGAGTACCTGTCCGCCTTGATCGCCTCCGTGGTCGCGGAGGTGAACCGCAACCGCAAGAAGCGGGGCAAGCCCTTCTCCCCCAAGGAGTTCATGCAGCACTGGGGCCGCCCCGACCCGGACAAGGCCTCCACCCCGGAGGCCATGGCGGACTTCGTGAAGCAGTTCACGGCGCGGATGCACGCCCAGAAGGGGGTGGACATGCAGAAGCCAGCCATCTTGGACCAGCACGGGAGGCCGGTGTCTAGTGGCTCTTAA
- a CDS encoding outer capsid protein Hoc: MAYPSRAIFGLGTRLDRGDGQTPENYSAIAEVRSISGPSMATDILDVTNHESQGGVREFKAGLIDPGELTFDCAFQPGEPSHGAKAGLQKAQLDRAVDNYNLVFPPGIGFTWLFQGIVTGLPLTFPIDEVITSSVTLKVSGLPNFEYATPPGW, translated from the coding sequence ATGGCATACCCAAGCAGAGCAATCTTCGGCCTCGGCACGCGGCTGGACCGCGGGGACGGACAGACCCCGGAGAACTACAGCGCGATCGCCGAGGTTCGGTCCATCAGCGGGCCGAGCATGGCCACCGACATCCTGGACGTGACGAACCACGAGTCCCAGGGCGGCGTCCGTGAGTTCAAGGCCGGGCTGATCGACCCGGGCGAGCTCACGTTCGACTGCGCGTTCCAGCCGGGCGAGCCGAGCCACGGGGCGAAGGCCGGGCTCCAGAAGGCGCAGCTCGACAGGGCGGTGGACAACTACAACCTGGTCTTCCCGCCCGGGATCGGCTTCACGTGGCTGTTCCAGGGCATCGTGACCGGCCTGCCGCTCACCTTCCCCATCGACGAGGTCATCACCTCCTCGGTGACCCTGAAGGTGTCCGGCCTGCCCAACTTCGAGTACGCGACGCCGCCGGGCTGGTAG
- a CDS encoding HK97 gp10 family phage protein, protein MPIVATRGGPLVFGPSKPGVLKKPRIILETKLVEKAMAAVVPELLTQFSRALDKIAEEAVTNVMDATPVQTGDLQGSARRTKVSKGKTTSMVTIKSGGIEGEVRGRPIEYAIVVHQLGSPRGRGRFYVINPVMAVAEAYLPRTADRALERAVNKVKAPRLVR, encoded by the coding sequence ATGCCGATCGTCGCCACACGGGGAGGGCCGCTCGTATTCGGGCCGAGCAAGCCGGGGGTACTCAAGAAGCCCCGGATCATCCTTGAGACCAAGCTGGTCGAGAAGGCGATGGCCGCCGTGGTGCCGGAGCTGCTCACGCAGTTCAGCCGGGCCCTGGACAAGATAGCGGAGGAGGCCGTGACCAACGTCATGGACGCCACTCCGGTCCAAACCGGGGACCTCCAGGGGAGCGCCCGCCGGACCAAGGTGAGCAAGGGCAAGACCACCTCGATGGTCACGATCAAGTCGGGCGGGATCGAGGGCGAGGTTCGGGGAAGGCCGATCGAGTACGCGATCGTCGTGCACCAGCTGGGCTCGCCACGAGGGCGAGGCCGCTTCTACGTCATCAACCCGGTCATGGCGGTGGCGGAGGCGTACCTGCCGAGGACGGCGGACCGGGCGCTCGAGCGGGCCGTGAACAAGGTCAAGGCGCCGAGGCTGGTCCGATGA